The genomic window GAAACTTGAATAAGAGTAATAATTGCACCAACTAAAAACGAAAATATAATTGTTTTGGTATTTGATTGACTTTGAAATACATCTACTACACTTTGCATAGAACTATTAAGTGCTGGGAAAAATGCCCACCCACTTAAAACTAGTTTTCCAATAAACACTCCTGCAAACAAGGATATAAGCACTTGTTTCGTTACAATTGCTAAAATTATAGCTATAATCGGTGGTAATAAACTACAAAACCCATAATCTGCCATAAAACATCTTCTCCTTTAATTAACATTAAATTTTATCCTATGTCTATCTATCTAAAACTCCTAATTTATAAAGTGGATTTTAGGAGTAACTGCAACTTCATATAAGTATTACTCAAATTAAGCCTAACATATTTACCCAATTAAGCAAATTACGCAAAGTTGAAATTATAGTTCACTTGTTAAATCTCAGGTGAAGCTAAAACTCCACCTGAAATTAAAAATTCTATTTACCTACAGCTTTTGATATTCTCTTTAATCCTTCTTCTACCATATATCTTGGACATGCTACATTCATTCTTTGGAAATTACCGCCTTCGTTACCAAACCATTGACCATGGTCAAAAGCCACTTTTCCTTTTTTAACCATGAGTTCTCCTAACTCTTCTTTTGAAAGCCCATATTCGCTAAAATCTAACCATAAAAGATAAGTTGCTTCTGGTTTTTTAATTTTTACCTTAGGAAGATTTTCCTTAATATACTCTATTACATAGTCTATATTACTTTCAATATAAGCAAGTAACGCTTCAAGCCATTCTTCACCTTTCTCATAAGCAGCCATAGTTGCTACCAAACTAAAAGGATTATTTCTCTTTAAATCTATTCTTCCAAGCTCTGTTTCAAATATCTCTAAATATTCTTTATTTGGGAATAATATAAATGCTGAGTATAATCCTGCAATATTAAATCCTTTAGTAGGCGCAAAACATGTTATTGTATTTTCTTCAAACTCTTTTCCTAAACTAGCAAAAGGTATATGTTTATTTGGTTTATATACAATATCTGAATGTATTTCGTCTGATATTACTTTTACATTATGTTTAAAACATATATCTCCAAGTTTTCTAAGTTCACTCTCTTT from Clostridium sp. MB40-C1 includes these protein-coding regions:
- a CDS encoding MalY/PatB family protein, translating into MKYNFDEVVDRKNNHSAKWNEMDVKFGSNDLWPMWIADMDFKTAPEIIEAMQEKLNQGIFGYVNRPKEYYEVAKKWIKKRHGFELNTEHLTYSPGVVPALSMIIEKFTEPGDKIIIQTPVYYPFFSVVEENNRTLILNPLKKGENGDYTMDYEDLESKIDEKVKFLLLCSPHNPVGRVWKESELRKLGDICFKHNVKVISDEIHSDIVYKPNKHIPFASLGKEFEENTITCFAPTKGFNIAGLYSAFILFPNKEYLEIFETELGRIDLKRNNPFSLVATMAAYEKGEEWLEALLAYIESNIDYVIEYIKENLPKVKIKKPEATYLLWLDFSEYGLSKEELGELMVKKGKVAFDHGQWFGNEGGNFQRMNVACPRYMVEEGLKRISKAVGK